The DNA region AAGAAAAATCTCTAAACATATAAAACTCAACTCTAACTCATCGAATAACTCGTAACTTAACTCTTTTAACTATACATGACTTAAACTCAACTCTAAAAATGTCAAGTACTCCAAACTTAAATCTAAACAATTCAGGCTCAACtctaaaaatatcaaatatatcAAACTCAACTTTAAACATATTAAACTACTCAAATTAAAGTTATCTATAAATATATTCAATTTCTTAAATAGCTAAAGGATTTCCCAAAACTCTGGACTTAACTCTAAAATTGTCTCTCTTCACAATAGCATCAAATATTATAGTCTCATGGTAAAATTATGAAACTCTCTAGTTTtaaagtgtgtgtgtgtgtgtgtgtgtgtgcgtgtgcgtgtgtgtgcgcGTGCTTATGCTTGTGTGTGTGCGTGAGTGCGTGCGTGCGTACGTGTGTGTATGCgtatgtgtgtgcgtgtgtgtgtgcgtgaGTGTGTCCGTGTGTacgtgtgtgtatgtgtatgtgtgtgcgcgtgcgcgtgtgtgtgtgtgtatgcatgcgtgcgtatgtgtgtgtgtgtgcgtgtgtgcgtgcgtgcatgtgtgtgtgtgtgcacgTGTGTGCGTGcgcgtgtatgtgtgtgtgtgtgtgtgtgtgtgtgcgcgcatgtgtgcgtgcgtgtgtgcgtgtgtgtgcgtgcgtgcgtgtgtgtgtgtgtgtgtgtgcgcgtgcgtACGTGTGTGCGCGTGCGTGAGTGCATGCATGTGTGCGTGcgtacgtgtgtgtgtgtgtgtgtgtgtgcgtgtgtgcgttTGTGTGTGCGTGcatttgtgtgtgtgtgtgtgtgtgtgtgtatgcatGCGTGCGTGTctgtgtgtgtctgtgtgtgtgtgtgtgtgcatgcgtgcgtacgtgcgtgtgtgtgtgtgtgtgcatgtcTGCGTGCATGTgttagtgtgtgtgtgtgtggtgcATGTGTGTGTGTGGTGCATGCGTGTgttagtgtgtgtgtgtgtggtgcatgtgtgtgtgtgtggtgcatgcgtgtgtgtgtgtgtgtgtgcgtgtgtgtgtgcgtgcgttgtgtgtgtgtgtgtgtgcgtgcgtgcgtgtgtgtgtgtgtgtatgtgtgcgcGCGTGTGTGTACATGcgtttgtgtgtgtgtgtgtatgtgtgtgtgcgtgtgcgtgtgtatgtgtgtgcatgcgtgtgtgtgtgtatgtgtgtgcatgcgtgtgtgtgtgtgtatgtgtgtgcatgtgtgtgtctgtgcatatgtgtgtgtgtatgtgcatgtgtgtgtgcatgcgtgtgtgagtgtgcgcgtgtgtgtgtgtgtgcgtgcgtgtgtatgtgtgtgcatgtgtgtgaGTGTGCGTACGTGTGTGCGTGCGcgtgtgtgagtgtgtgtgtgtgtgtgagagagagagtgagtgtgcgtgtgtgtgtgtgcacgtgtgtgtgtgtgtgtctatGTGCGGGTGGGCGGGTGTGCGAGCGTGTGGACGTGCGTGGgtgtgtgtatgcgtgtgtgcatgtgtgtatgtgtatgtgtgtgtgcgaGTGTATGCGCGTGCGCGTGCGCTTGTGTGTGCGTGTGTACGTGTGGGGGGGAGCATGTgtgcgtgtatgtgtgtgtgtgcgtgtatgcacgcgtgtgtgtgtgtgtgtgtacgtgcgtgcgtgcgtgcgtgcgcgtgtgcgtgtgtgtgGATGTTGTGACCATCTAAGAGGGGATTAACAACAAAGATGAAAGAGCAAGCAAATGGAAGCACCAACACATTGGTGTTATCACTTGAGGCGGGCCCCTAGTAAACTTATCATCCAGAAGAATAATGAAGAGAAAAAATGTTGAATTGATCGTTGTCCATAAGAATGAAGAGGGTACATCAAACAATACCCCATACAAACAAATACTCGAGTTTCTAGATTGTGAGAAAGTCGAAGGGAACCATAATAAAATCTTCCCCCTAGTTATATCTACTATGGTCGGACATTTCGACATGTCTTGAATCCTAATTGATGGTGGCAGCTCATACGACAAAATGTATTCTAGATTGTTTGATAAGATGGGCCTCCAGAGAGGAAATTTATGGTTATATGAAGGGCCATACTTACAGGAATTTAACGGCACGGCTATCCGTCTATGGAGGTATATAGAATTGATAATATCAATAGGAGAATGAAGGAATATTTCGACCGTGAACTCACAATTCTTTGTGGTCCCTTGCAAGAGTGTTTAAAACTGCATTCTTGGCACACCTTTCATAGCTGCCCTAGATGTCATGGTTTCACTGGTCGACCTCAAACTCAAATTTCACAACCTTCATGGTGAATTTGTCACAGTCAATGATGATCATGAAGGAGTCAAAAGGATATACCAAGCACTCCAACACAACAATGGAGAGAGCAAGGACATGAACATCAATGTATTATTCTTAATCGGTCACCTAAAGAGCATAAACATCTGACCTTCCAAAAGTGGTTAACTCGAGAAGATGTAAAACATGGAGAATAAGCGGTGGCCATCCCACCTAGTTATATTTTCAAATTTATAGTTTATGTTATTTCTCGTATAAGTAACAATAAGTTTGAGATACGGCTAAAGGGATTGAAGCCCTAACACAAAGACTTAGGGGTGTTATCGCAAACTCCACGAGCGTGCGACTACAGCAATCAAAACCCCATAACACAAATCATACATTCAAGAAAGTGGAAAACCACTCAAACAACAATAACAGTTCACCCTCATCTGGTAGCTAGCCACTCCAGAGTCTGCGGTGGGTTGGCCACACGTGACCCTCAAACCAGGTTTTCACTTAGGGGGAATGAGTACTAACCTTTGGTCGGGAAGAGCCCTAGATACATCCAATAAACTTTGAGGGAAGACATCGTAAGTTCACGTAAAGTCTGGAGCAATTTACTCAGGATCAAATACATATGCCTTAAACGTGTAAAAACAACAATACCACATCTATTTCATTTCACTCACACATTAGAGTGCAAGGATTACATAAAAATGGAAGTTAATTCCTAAGAGAGGCGATCTTTCCATCTTTGAGCATCTGGTACAACCGCACTTGCTCCTTGGAAATGTGCATGGGAGAGTGAAAATGCTCTACCTGCAAGGCATTCTGAAAGACTTTGAAACAACCATGATATTGGCAACGGATGATTCATCTAAATTTTGAGCCAATGAAGTATTCTCAAGACGCGTGTTTTCAAAGTCTCCCTAAGTGGCAAAAAGGGACGCTTGCGTTGCAGATAAAGTAGCTCGTACATAATCCAGAGCTTCATCCTTCCTCGCTATACCCCTACACTCAGAGAGACTTTACATAAACAAAAACCCTATACTCAGAGAAACCCAATAAAACCTAAATTTTAAAGGAGCAATAAATGTCATACTTATCATAAATGGAGAACAACCGATTCCTTTTTGCCTTCCTCATTTTGTTCTTCTTCATATTCCTCAACGGTAACTCGTATGGTATTCCTCCTCGTTGTCTTCGTTCGTCACTGAGCGCAATTTCGTTCTTCAAATGTATTTTTACCATCGATGTCATATTTTGGAACATTTAATTTGTGTTGCCTTGAAACATATTTTTCACTCAACAATCTTATTTCCATATCAATTCCAATTGAACGTTTTAATTGACTTTGACTAATAAAATTGACGAAAATGACCAATGTAACTCAGTTTATAAAGTTGAAGAAGAGAAAGTTTAAAACTATAAGATGGAAATAAATCCCAAATACAATATACGTCATAAAAGAAAAAAGATATTCaacctttttttttttaaacaagTACAAATCATGGGTTAGTTAAATTAAGGGAGCCAAGTTTAAAAATTGTAGTTATATACTATATTAGTAGTACAAACCTCCTAATCTATCATTTGTGTTTATCTTTCTCATAAATAGAcaataaatagaaaataaattaatataagAAAATTCATATTCAAATTTTATGCAAACTCTATCATATTATTTATAAAATTTTGAGACTTACATAAATTTCACTCTATCAAAGTGAATAATGAGTATAGAAAAAGTGAATGTTAGAATAGGTGTTGATACCACATCACTTGAAACATTTGTTGATCGTTTTTTGAAAGTGAAAAAACTCTTAATTTCAAGGTTGTTCCTAGAGTTGTCACATTGCATACTCATATTAGTTACAAAACATCATCTCCAACCTAAAATTCTATGAACAATTTCTTTATAAAATTCAAAGAAAAGAGATTCTTTTATCTAAAAAATAATgataaagaaaatgaaaaatgaatgatGCAACATCTTAACAATAAGAAAAGTACTTAAATCATTTTTAGTCAGAACAATCAATTCATTCTTTACATCAATATTTCACAACACATAAACATAACTGAACTTCCAAACAACACATATCCATGACTGAACAATAATGAACTTATgtattaaagtaaacaagtttAACTCGAATCTGATGTAAACTGGTAAGAAGCATAAGAGAGACTTCCCAATTCAATACTACTATGGATTAGTTTAGCCTTTGAATTTTCACCAGCAGCACCAATTGCAACATGCAATGGATAAAAATGATCTGGATGTGGATGAGCCTTTCTCGCATGCGGCGCCTTTTGTTCATAATGATTCACATCTTCGTACCTACAAAACCCATTCAAATCGAACATTCAAAACCTAACCACATGAAATCGATACAGTCGTTACTGCAGAACCAAACACACAGGGGACGGACTTACCTTCCATCAAGAAGGGCGTCTTTCAACCAATTATCGAATTCTAAGGCCCAAGGAGCAACACCGCCGCGAGGGTTAATTGCTCCCAAATTATGAACAGCACTTCCGGAACCTATTATCAAAACACCTTCATCTTTAAGAGGTGCCAATGCTTTTCCTAAGTTGTAATGGTAAGTTCCATCCATGTGAGATTGAACAGAAAGCTGACAAACAGGAATGTCTGCTTCTGGATACATTAACATGAGTGGAACCCAAGCACCATGATCAAGTCCTCGCTTTTTGTCTTCGTCCACGCGGTTGAAACCCGAGTTTTTGAGTAGTTCCTTCACTCTTTTCGCTAAATGTGGAGCTCCAGGTGCTGGATATTTAAGCTAGTAAGGGAAAATTTGAATTAGAGTTTCTCACCTAACGATTTAGATATTTGAATTTTATAACTGTCACCATGGATGAGTAATTACTAATTAAAATATAGAGACACGTGTCATGATCATGTGAAAcagaagaaagaagaaaagaaagaaaCCTGGTACATAGGTTTGGGGAAACCATAGAAGTCATAGATTGTATCATTGGTTGTCTGAATAACGTTAACGGTCGGAACAGTCGTATCCCAATGACCAGAAATAATCAAAATCGAATTAGGTTTCTCCCCAAACACGTCCTTCTTCCATGATTGTAGAAACTTCCTCGCCACAATCGATTCATCTATCGACAACGTTGGTGATCCATGTGAGACGTAAAACGTATCCTTCAAACCCATTTTTTGTTGATTAATTAATTGCTTCTCTCTATCgctctatgctttcaattttgGGTCTCTTTTTCTTCTGTGTAGAATATAtagagagaaagagagaataTAGAAGACGCGTTGGAGAAAAATATAAAAGAATTCTTTCAATAAGGTTGTAGGTAGATAGGATCCACCAAACATCGAATGATATCAACACGTTTGTGCTCACGTCACCATTCACATAATATAAGCAATTGGTGACTAATTCTTGCTGTCCTTTATTCGGTTTCTAGAAGAAAAATATAATCTAAAAACCATTTTTTAGACATGTAATATTTTATTTATCTTTATGATGATAAaaaacattttttattattttttatttgtatgTAGGCACGTGTACAAATGTACATTTGGATACCCTAACTAATAACTCTAATAACGCTAATCCAATGAGAGTTGCAAGATTTTAACCTACGTCGTATAAAAAGTGTTTGTCAACCTTGTATAATGGTAGTTAGTTTATATATATAATTTCGTATATTTTGAGTTTTTAATGATTAATTGATTGATGATTACGATATATCTCTATCTTATTTATAACATCGTCTCAACTAATTTGAAATTTTCGTTCGAAATTTAAAATCTAATATTTAATAAAAAGGAATTGAGAAAATTTAAAAAGaattatattttataatatatatatatatatataatatatatatatatatatattatatatatatatataatatatatatatatatatatacattaAAAGCAAAAATTGTAAAATTGTAAAATAAATAACTTGTCGAAATGAATATTGTGAAGAAGATGGATTCTCGTTACTTCCATCATAAACTATCAAATATCTCATACACCATATAATTGTTTAATGCACTAAGTAACAACTATAATCAATATCTTAACTACCTTCTAACAATATGAAAGTTAGATGTTATTGTGCGACTAATTATTACAACTCTAATGACATGTAAAATCAGTCCTTATCATGTTTCAAAGTGTTATCACTCTCTTCCTCAACATGTTTAAATATTCTTCACAAGTTGAAGGTTGGTATATATCTATCAATTTTAACTTAATTAAAAATTTATTGGATGGTTAAGGATGCAAGGTTTTGGAGAACAAATCAGTTAGTTGATCTTTAGACTTAAAAGAGAGGAATTTTATGATTCATTTATTTTGTTTCTCACTCACAATATGACAATTTATTTTCAAGTGATTGATTCTCGTATATAAGACATGATTTGCTACAATGTGTAGAGCATTTTAGATTATTACAGTAAATCACAAGAGTTCTTGTGCATTTTACTTGAAGATCATTCATGTGATTAAGTCGCCATTGCAATTCACAAGTAGTTGTTGTAAGAGCTCTATATTCAACTTCTGATGATAATTTAAAAATTGTCAACTATTTTTTTGTTCTTCATTGAAATAAGTGACTTACCAAGGAAGAAACAGATGACCTAAAATGGATCTTTGAGTATCAACACATCCTACACACTCTGCATCTGAGTAATCATTCAATTGTATGAAGGAAATAATATACCTCGGCCTGGACAGGTTTTAAGATATTTGAGAACTCGACATGTTGCATTAAAATGAATTATACTAAGTGCATATAAGAATTGGCTCAATTGATTAGTAAAATGTAATGTCGGGTTTTGTTGCATTTAAGTACAATAATCTACCCATAAGTCTTATATAGGTAGGTATATCCGAATAAGGAACATTGGAGTCATTATAGAGTTTAAATGCGGGACCAGAAGGTGTAGAGACTGGTTTAGCTACAATAAAACTTGAATCTTCTAATAAGTCCAAGCAATACTTTCTTTGACATATAACAAGATTCCACCATTTGAATGAGCTACCCCAATGCCTATAAAGTTCTTTAGATTACCCAAATCCTTGATTTTGAATGTGTTGTTCAATTCTActttgattgatttgatttcattcaaatcatttcctgtcaaaatgatatcatccacatacactaACAAAATGGTAAAAGAGGACGAGTTAGTTTTGAAAAATATGGAGTGATATGAACCAGCTTGTTTGTAGTGATGTTCAAGAATAAACTTGGCAAGTTTTTCTTACCATCACTTGTAGCATGTTTAAGCACATAGAGGGATTTGACAAGATTAGGTTTAGTGGATTAGGTTTAGTGGTGTGAACATTGTTTGACAAGTGACTTCAAGCACAAGAGGGGGTGAATTGTGGTATTCAAAATTCGTGAttaattttagggtttttgttacTTAAAAAACAAATTGTGTTAGTATTCTTTAGGATCATAGTAAATTGAAAATCAGAAGaaataataaataaaaacaaTTGCGTAAATTGTAGAAATCAAAAGGTTTAGAGATACGGCAGTAGTAATTTATCCAAGTTCGAAAGAACGTTAGCCTACATCTATCCCCAAGAGATTTTCTTGATATTTTGACTATAAACTTGAGCTTTTACAGATTATTCCCATGAACCTTGATACAATATGATCTTGAGATGTTACAAAGGCTAAGCTAATGAACCAATTAGAGATTTTCCAGGTTTATTTCATGAACCAAATAGAACTTTTTCTGGCAAAGCACTAAAAACCAACACAGGGATTTTATAACTGGTTTATCCCAAGAACCAAACTCGATTTTCCAATGATATTACACTCTTGAGAATTACAACAATAACACAACTAATACAATTTCTTCCTCACAAGTAGTTTTTCACTCAAAAGCACCAATGTAACTTAAGTGAAGAATATATTTCTAAATAAAGGGAGAAAATAGAGTGATAAATTCCCAAGAAGATAAAGAGCTTTGAAAATTGGTATTAAATGAAGAAGAGGTGGTCCTTCTTTATATAGGAGATGAAGACATAATAATACGAAAAACATAGGTCATTTTAATGTCTCACTTGATTGGATTCTAGTCCCAATCGATTAGATGACCAAATTTAATTGATTATCTTGGCCCAATATGGAAATATTAGATAGAGAGTTGTTACTAGTCTTTAATATATTGTCCTAGTCGATTAAGTAGTCAATTAGGATTTTTCAAATCAATCGACTTAAGGTCCCAAACGGTTGGTAGTTCAAAATGTTTTTCCAATCGACTGACTTAAGGTCTCAATCGATTTGGTAGTTTAAAAAAGCTTGTAAAAGGAAGTTGAAAGTATCTTAATCAACTGCCTCAAGCTTGAAAATACTTTTAAGAGCTTTGACATTTAAAAAAgatgtttgtttgtttgtgcgtgtgtgtgtgtgtgtgtgtgtgtgtgtgtgtgggtgtgtgtgtgtgtgtctgtgagagagagagagagagagagagagatgcCTTAGTATCTTAGGTGTTACTCTCATACTTTCACAAACCTCTAGTCACATATAAGACCTTCAACATCGTTTTCCAGATATATTGATCATATAAGCACTTCAATGGACTCTTGAGTCTCCTACTAAAAGAGGATTGATATGTGTTACTCTCATACTTTCACAAACCTCTGGTCACATATAAGACCTTCAACATCATTTTCCAGATATATTGATCATATAAGCACTTCAATGGACTCTTGAGTCTCCTACTAAAAGAGGCTTGATATGTATCGGAGTTTTTTCATCATCATAAAATAGTTAGAAAGTTATTACCACTGACTTCAATAGTCATTGGTGTTGTCGTCATTAAAAATTTAGGAAGGTTGTCAGTAGTATCAACAATTTCATACCTGCAAGAACATTGATCCATATTCACCTCCTTTTTTATGATGACAGTGCATCTCTCAAGGAGATGGTAAAAGAAAACAGATAGATATATAATTAAAGTCGTTAAACTCCCTCTCAATGAGTAAATCATTTATTTTACTCCCTTGAGAGTATACTTCTCCTCCTTTATCACAATCAAAAAGGCGAAAAATAACTAAAGCACATAAATCACAAAATATCAAATAGAGAAAGGgaagaagaaggaagagaaaAGGCACATAATCATACTAATCCGTGcatgatttattttaaaaaattggtTCGGTTCTTATGTAAAAAAAGTTTTCTTTAGGAAGAGGTTTTATAAAACATATGCGATTTGATTAGATAAGGTCACAAATTCAAGTATATGCACTCCCCTTTTTAATATGATCCCTAATAAAGTGATGTCTAACTTCAAAATGTTTAGCCCGAGGGTGAAGAATCGGGTTTTTAGTAAGATTTATACTGCTAGTGTTGTTGCATCTTATCGAGTCAACTCCAAGATTAGCACCGTAATTTTTGAGTCGTTATTTCATCCAGATAATCTGAGAACAACGGCTACCCCATCAACGAATTCTACCTCAGCCATGGATAGCCCGATAATTTCTTGTTTCTAGTGAGTGACATGTACCACATGTACTTTTCCTATGTAACATTCACCAAGAAAAATCAGAATCGATTATTGATGACACTCTATCATCATGTAATTTTTGTAAGCATTTGCAATTGTTTTTGATGAACTTTACTTTCTTTTGATCAAGATAGACCAAGAAATAAAAAGGAATATAAGAAGTGAATAAAAAAGAAACAAAGATGAAAATGTGAAGAATCACAAAGAAAAAAGGTCAAAAAGCTACTAGAAAATGGTGTGCACGCAAACTTGCATAATGTGCATGATGAGGAGCTTATGATGGATCATGTGTGCGACCAAAAGAATCGCATGCGCAATGCTACACTGGAAAAGAAATCATGTGAACGAGAAAAGATGTCGTGTGCGTGATGGTTTCTTTTTCTGTCACATTTTTTCGGCTATAAAAGGGTAAAAGGTGGAGGAAATATGTGAGAACACTTTTGGGAGATAGATTTTGATGGTGAAGCAAGTTTTAGAGCTCTGGAGCGAAGTTTTTCATCAGTATAAGCCAAATTCAAACTAGAAATTCTTGTATTGTTTCTTTATTACTTCAGTTATGATTCCTATGAGTATGAATAGTTAAGTTTGATTGATTAGGGCTTGTTAGATGAACCTATATGAACCTGTTGAGACATATGTTTGGATCTTTGTACTATTTGCATATTTGATTTATCAAGTATCATTATTTCGTTTAATTTATGTTCATTTCTTTAGATGTATTTGTTGGAACAAGTTTGGTCAACATCTACAACCCTTaagtttttatgataacaaagtATAAAGAATAATTTTATACTCTAATAGTTTCGTTAAGTGTGCAGAATCTTAAAGATAATGAAAGCAAATTCTAGACTCTGGATAGAGCAGACTCTGAACAAGCCAGACTCTGGACAAAGTTCATAAGTCAGACTCTAGACTCTAGACAAAGCAGACTCTAGACTCTGGACAAAAGCAAACTTTGGACTCTAGAAAAAGCAGACTCTGGATTTTTGACAAAAGCAGAATTTGGACTTTGGACAAAGCAGACTCTAGATTCTGGACAAAAGCAGACTATAAACGTAAGCAGACTCTGGACTTTGGACATCATCAGATTCTGAACAAAGATTGAAATACGAAGAAGTACTAAACTGTCGGAGAAGGGCTATCtaaaacgcagcggaatttaaaaaaaaacctcctttagtgatccttacgaatgggcatgatcagtgataaaatcgttacctcttgggacgatcgaaacctttgatgcagatctacagagcgatcacgaacgttgaacgatgacaaggcctctactcaatccacacgaatagattccttcaatcttagtgctagctgctacgaatgaaggctttgagtgaaagagagagagagagagagagagagagagagagaaacgaaattgcaactacacaaatgcttctacacTTGTGTCGGCTGCAAGCTAAAAgacccacttaagtgtatgtggcccatatcttataatatgccaaaattacttaagcgcgtggtaccttaccatattcgtattctacttaagtacattgtaccttacgatgtcctacaattaacttaagtgcattgtaccttacggtattccttagttactctatctctcattaatgcatccttttgtgtgtgaccatgtaggttttcgcggcattggcaattagattaaatcacgtatttaacataataaacagtgagcggtatctagcaacacatcactgctacccaagacacgaaaatatcatgtgatctgacaaatccttttgtgataatacttatgtgtacaattaccctttttcctttatgtctatattgaacacaaggcatagattgtgtcatccttgtccagttcaatattggcccatagacatttatcctgttacgcgggatgggcaaattccatctaggtcactcatgtaccttagcatgcttcgtggagtacccatcaactgtctttatggtcatccagttacggacaatgtttgatcagcaataaggcactcgactctacatctagggtccatagtggtttcaggttgaaggaTGGTAcacaccattatcaccatgagaataacttatgacactttgcataacattctatatagtattctcataacgggtcaatccagtataaatattactcttaatattcatacctatgtttaagacttgataactccttaaccatgatccatgagatgtgatcatcagtctatatacataatagtcttgatgctttaatgttatcccacttcacaataaggctcgactacggatactttaagaatagtgtccttatgtttaatgtgatctcatgattaagtcacacttgatacattaaacggactagctattctagggactgtattaaacaaccataataaagaaaaagccttttattattaataaataattcggtacaagtaccaaaagtattggcctctagggcttacaccaataatctcccactagcactatagccaatcaggcatacccctaatgcccatagatttagtatggccatcatgcttctgctacgcaagaggctttgtcaatgggtcagcaatattgtcaagtgtaggtactctgcatatatttacatctcctttatctattatttcttgaatgaggtgataactcctaagtatgtgtttggatcgttggtgagatctagtctccttagcttgtgcgatagcaccattgttatcacaatagagaccaatgggatccataatgctaggaactatgtcaagttcactaatgaactttttgatccaaacagcttcctttgctgcacttgaggcagcaatatactcggccttggttgtagaatcggcaactgtatcttgctttgaacttttccaactcacaacgccaccatttaagcaaaacataTAACCAGATTGCGATTTAAAGTCGTCattatctgtctggaagctagcatcagtgtatccaattacaggaagctcttcttgacctccatatatcaagaatgagtccttagtctttctcaaatacttaaggatattcttgacagctacccaatgagtatcatcgggatcagattggtacctactcgttgcacttaaagtatacgagacatctggtcgagtacataacatggcatacatgatagatcctattgcagatgcatatggaatcttattcatgcgatccctttcttccttattaaagcgtctcagcactttgtctatgtatgtactttgacttaggccaagcagtttttgtgatctatctctatagattctgattcaTAACATATAGGCtacttcacctaggtccttcatagaaaagcatttccccaaccaagactttacaTGTTGTAGGGTAGGTACATCATTTCgaatgagtaatatgtcatctacatataataccaagaaagcgatcatgctcccactaaccttcttatagacacaaggctcatcttcgttcttgatgaatccatattgttttattgtttcaccaaaacgaagattccagcttctggaagcttgcttcaatccatagattgatcttt from Lathyrus oleraceus cultivar Zhongwan6 chromosome 1, CAAS_Psat_ZW6_1.0, whole genome shotgun sequence includes:
- the LOC127131372 gene encoding 4,5-DOPA dioxygenase extradiol; protein product: MGLKDTFYVSHGSPTLSIDESIVARKFLQSWKKDVFGEKPNSILIISGHWDTTVPTVNVIQTTNDTIYDFYGFPKPMYQLKYPAPGAPHLAKRVKELLKNSGFNRVDEDKKRGLDHGAWVPLMLMYPEADIPVCQLSVQSHMDGTYHYNLGKALAPLKDEGVLIIGSGSAVHNLGAINPRGGVAPWALEFDNWLKDALLDGRYEDVNHYEQKAPHARKAHPHPDHFYPLHVAIGAAGENSKAKLIHSSIELGSLSYASYQFTSDSS